In Salvelinus alpinus chromosome 30, SLU_Salpinus.1, whole genome shotgun sequence, a single genomic region encodes these proteins:
- the LOC139560324 gene encoding leptin receptor gene-related protein: MQIKSSKEEIGSRLRTNQAQRREIDNLRHKTMAGIKALVGLSFGGAIGLTFLLLGCALEQYGVYWPLFVLIFYILSPIPTFISRRLSDDSDAASNACRELACFFTTGIVVSAFGLPIILARVALIQWGACGLVMAGNAVIFLTILGFFLVFGGGDDFSWEQW, translated from the exons ATGCAAATAAAAAGTTCGAAGGAGGAAATAGGAAGTCGTTTACGAACAAACCAAGCACAAAGAAGAGAAATTGACAATTTAAGACATAAGACAATGGCGGGTATTAAAG CGCTGGTTGGCTTGTCCTTCGGTGGAGCTATTGGCTTGACTTTCCTGCTGTTGGGCTGTGCACTGGAGCAGTATGG GGTGTACTGGCCTCTCTTCGTCCTCATCTTCTACATACTGTCTCCTATCCCCACCTTCATATCCAGAAGGCTCAGTGATGACAGTGACGCCGCCAGCAACGCATGCAGAGAGCTGGCATGCTTCTTCACTACGGGCATTGTGGTGTCTGCGTTCGGGCTTCCCATCATACTGGCCCGGGTTGCATTA ATCCAGTGGGGGGCCTGTGGCCTGGTGATGGCCGGCAACGCTGTCATCTTCCTCACCATCCTGGGCTTCTTCCTGGTGTTCGGCGGGGGAGACGACTTCAGCTGGGAGCAGTGGTAG